The following proteins are encoded in a genomic region of bacterium:
- a CDS encoding site-specific integrase: MSIKEIVKNGKKVGYDVQVSARHPITKEKKYLRRVAPNKWEANQLEQKLKNELQAILNGTQTPSWTELVSEYVQQKLNKKAGSTRKNELSIINLHLNPALERKEVGQIWKEDIEAIIEKAAERSNSTKHNIRKTAQNIFKFGIEKRYIRDNPCIHVKLPEVVREVPDLLSQKEVTLLLKYAKNEKSKWYHIWAFGVYSGLRSGELYALQYKHLQIEGERGVILVRQAWTKEDGYKQVKDKHYRTVPINRPLMQIINELREANPNSSNPEDYVLPKLKEWTRGDAARCLQFFLVGHRLPPIRFHDLRSLFITQLLRKGVAPAVVMEMTGHEDMETMMDYCRMVGSEVQNQTDVLDYSTADSDEEK, encoded by the coding sequence GTAAAGAATGGGAAAAAAGTTGGATATGATGTGCAGGTTTCAGCCAGACATCCTATCACGAAGGAGAAGAAATACCTTAGAAGAGTCGCCCCGAATAAATGGGAAGCGAATCAGCTTGAGCAAAAATTAAAAAATGAGCTTCAAGCAATTCTTAACGGAACACAGACCCCTAGTTGGACCGAACTTGTATCAGAATACGTTCAACAGAAATTAAACAAGAAAGCTGGGTCTACTCGAAAAAATGAGCTGTCCATTATCAATTTGCACCTCAATCCTGCTCTTGAGAGGAAGGAAGTTGGTCAAATATGGAAAGAAGACATAGAGGCTATAATTGAGAAAGCAGCCGAACGCTCGAATAGTACAAAACACAACATTCGAAAGACCGCACAGAACATTTTTAAGTTTGGAATTGAAAAACGCTACATCAGAGACAACCCTTGCATTCACGTCAAGTTGCCTGAAGTTGTAAGAGAGGTTCCTGACCTTCTATCACAGAAAGAGGTCACGCTTCTTCTCAAATATGCCAAGAACGAAAAGTCAAAATGGTATCATATTTGGGCATTCGGCGTTTACTCTGGTCTTCGCAGTGGTGAGCTGTATGCACTTCAATACAAGCACCTTCAAATTGAGGGCGAACGTGGCGTAATTCTGGTCCGTCAAGCGTGGACCAAAGAAGACGGATATAAACAAGTAAAAGATAAGCATTACAGAACTGTCCCAATCAACCGTCCGTTGATGCAAATCATCAATGAACTGCGCGAGGCTAACCCTAATAGTTCAAACCCAGAAGACTATGTTCTTCCAAAGCTCAAGGAGTGGACGCGTGGGGATGCTGCAAGATGTCTACAGTTCTTTCTTGTTGGGCATCGTCTCCCACCAATTAGATTCCATGACTTGAGATCACTTTTCATAACGCAACTACTGCGAAAGGGAGTTGCTCCAGCCGTCGTTATGGAAATGACTGGGCACGAAGACATGGAAACGATGATGGATTACTGCCGTATGGTTGGGTCCGAGGTGCAGAACCAAACAGACGTGCTCGACTACTCAACCGCCGATTCAGATGAGGAGAAGTAA